From a region of the Triticum aestivum cultivar Chinese Spring chromosome 7D, IWGSC CS RefSeq v2.1, whole genome shotgun sequence genome:
- the LOC123169968 gene encoding probable fucosyltransferase 7 → MDKKCSREESSWLEVELASPCTAKKAEKASIVNPRRRSSAANAVALALIMTIPPILFIFSGRLDAPAVWIKSTVAGLAAESSKKKDMLLGGLLLPGLDEQSCASRYQSVYYRKNMTRSPTPYLIDRLRQQEALQRRCGPGTDAYRRASDRLKSGVKDVDTIDGCSYLVLLSYRGLGNRILAAASAFLYAMLTDRVLLVDRGKTMGDLFCEPFPGTTWLLPLDFPLQGYKDLGEDAAESYGNVTTLRNETGGSSSEHRFVYMHLDHAASVENKLAYCDDHRQFLHRVQWVVMRTDGYIAPILFLNPAYQQELHRMFPRKDSVFYIVSRYLLHPTNDVWGMVTRFYDSYLKNADERLGIQIRAFVKDDKPVQHILDQILACTSQERLLPGVLPSAGGAPPPPTTTAGARSKAVLVTGLNGWYHDSIREMYWRSASANGEVVSVHQPSREEHQRMFHRMQDMKALAEMYLLSMTDKIVTSGWSTFGYVGTALGGLTPYIMFKPEDQNPKVPDPPCKRAMSMEPCAQGPPYFECTRKEVDKLLDTSNLVPHVRACEDMSWGLKLTEPISEKDV, encoded by the exons ATGGACAAGAAATGCAGCAGAGAGGAGTCGAGCTGGCTGGAGGTTGAGTTGGCCTCGCCGTGCACggcgaagaaggcggagaaggcgTCCATCGTCAACCCCAGGCGACGGAGCTCCGCGGCGAATGCCGTGGCGCTGGCCTTGATCATGACGATCCCGCCCATCCTTTTCATCTTCAGCGGCCGCCTCGACGCGCCGGCGGTGTGGATCAAATCCACCGTGGCCGGCTTAG CTGCAGAATCATCCAAGAAGAAAGACATGCTTCTTGGGGGCCTTCTCCTTCCAGGATTGGACGAGCAATCCTGCGCCAGCCGGTACCAGTCCGTCTACTACCGCAAGAACATGACACGCTCGCCGACACCGTATCTCATCGACCGGCTGCGGCAGCAGGAGGCGCTGCAGCGGCGCTGCGGTCCAGGCACCGACGCGTACCGGAGAGCCTCCGACAGGCTGAAATCCGGGGTAAAGGACGTCGACACCATCGACGGCTGCAGCTACCTCGTGCTGCTGTCTTACCGGGGCCTCGGCAACCGGATACTCGCCGCGGCCTCGGCCTTCCTCTATGCCATGCTCACCGACCGCGTGCTGCTCGTCGACCGGGGCAAGACCATGGGCGACCTCTTCTGCGAGCCCTTCCCGGGGACCACGTGGCTGCTGCCCCTCGACTTCCCGCTCCAGGGCTACAAGGACCTCGGCGAGGACGCGGCGGAGAGCTACGGCAACGTGACTACGCTGCGCAACGAGACCGGCGGGTCGTCGTCGGAGCACCGGTTCGTGTACATGCACCTCGACCACGCCGCGTCCGTCGAGAACAAGCTCGCCTACTGCGACGACCACCGGCAGTTCCTCCACCGGGTCCAGTGGGTGGTCATGAGGACGGACGGCTACATTGCGCCCATCCTCTTCCTCAACCCGGCGTACCAGCAGGAGCTCCACCGGATGTTCCCCCGGAAAGACTCCGTCTTCTACATCGTCTCGCGGTATCTTCTCCACCCGACGAACGACGTCTGGGGCATGGTCACGCGGTTCTACGACTCCTACCTCAAGAACGCCGACGAGCGGCTGGGCATTCAGATCAGGGCCTTTGTCAAGGACGACAAGCCGGTCCAGCACATCTTGGATCAGATCCTCGCGTGCACCTCTCAAGAGCGACTCCTGCCGGGGGTGCTGCCAAGCGCCGGAGGAGCACCGCCCCCGCCGACGACGACGGCCGGCGCGCGGTCCAAGGCCGTCCTCGTGACGGGCCTCAACGGGTGGTACCACGACAGCATCCGGGAGATGTACTGGCGGTCGGCGAGCGCGAACGGGGAGGTGGTGAGCGTGCACCAGCCGAGCCGCGAAGAGCACCAGCGTATGTTCCACCGGATGCAAGACATGAAGGCGCTGGCCGAGATGTACCTGCTGAGCATGACCGACAAGATCGTCACCAGCGGCTGGTCGACGTTCGGATACGTCGGCACCGCTCTCGGCGGGCTCACGCCATACATCATGTTCAAGCCGGAGGACCAGAACCCGAAGGTGCCCGACCCGCCGTGCAAACGGGCGATGTCCATGGAGCCGTGTGCTCAGGGGCCGCCATACTTCGAGTGCACCAGGAAAGAAGTCGACAAACTCCTCGACACTAGTAATCTGGTGCCTCATGTCCGGGCTTGCGAAGACATGTCTTGGGGTCTGAAGCTCACTGAGCCGATCTCCGAGAAGGATGTGTAG